In Buteo buteo chromosome 16, bButBut1.hap1.1, whole genome shotgun sequence, the DNA window GCGAGCGCAGAGGGGACGGGAGTGGGCACGGGGGTGGGCGCAGGGGGTGCCCCCCGTCACACACGTGTGGCTCCCCGTGCCAgggcggcgaggctggggaggagatgaTGGCACCTTTGCAAAGGGCGGCTGTTGGGACCGCTCGGACCGTGGCACGGCCGGGCAGTGAACTGGGGGATGTTGATGCCCAGGGGGTACCCGTGCCCAGTAAGTACCAGTGTTCCAGGGTGGATAACCCAGTTCCCACTGGGCATGGGGCAAAGGGCCCACGTGTCGTCTCCAGCCAGAAGACAGGTACATCAGCGTCAACTGTTTACTcgagctgctgctcctgcacgCAGCGACAGGCGCTAGGAAATGCCATTTCCACCATCATTAGGATAACAGCAGCGTGCTGACAGGCAACAAGCCTGTTCCTGCTTGCACTaaaggcagctcctgcctcttAAAAGGCTTCTCACGGGCAGGCAGCATGTCAGCACGTCCCAGCGCTCTCCCCCGACCCCTCCGGAAAGATATTATAATCATCCTTATCTGTCACAGCGTGCAGACGATGCTGAGCTGACTTGCATTGCCTGCAGCAAGAAGGGATGCTTTAACCGAGCTACGGCACAAACCCCATCTGCGGCATGTCAGGGCCTCCAGAGCCAGCCACGGCTCGGGGGGGGAGGAGGTCTGGACCCCAAGCACCCCACGTCTGTGGGGGTCAGGTATCCTCGGATAaccgggggggggaggtggaCCCTTCCTAGAGGCAAAGCATCCCGGGATGCCTCGGAGTGTATCACCGACCTCAGGTCAATTTGGGGTGAGAGGGGCTTGGCTCCTGCCCACAGAACCCCCCGGGACTGGCCCCGGTGCAGCCCCAGCTGAGTCCCACGGGAGAGGTTGGCCCGGGATCGGGTCTGTGACTTGTGCCCCTTTCCCAAGACATTGCCAAAGCTGCGCCAGGCCAGAGCccgtgggtgggtggggggcagcacCAGGACCTCCAACACCCCATGGAACACCCTGGCAGGGCTTATTCCCATCACAGCCCCAGCCTGGTCGCGGGGTTCAGCAGGAGCCCCAGGATGactgggaggggatgggaacaagcgggggctgcagggagcagcccaCAGCCCTGCGCTGCGGGGGCTCAGCACTGCCCAGCGCCggcaggggcaggcagcgcTCTGCCCGACCAAGGGGATGCAGAGGCTGCAAGAAGCCAAAGGAGCTAGGAGGGCATTGCCGAGCTGGGTTACCTCCAGGGATGCCGGGACCTGGCTGGAGACGGTGTGCCTACGCTGCCAGCATCGCCTGGCATCTCTGCCCGACCTCCCCGAGCATctctgcctggccctgcctgtgcctggcagCCCACGGCAGCCTGCCGCTCACCGCACGCCAGCAAGCTTCCTCTTGAGTCATGGAAAATCTTCAGCTCGGGGAGAGTTTTGGGGCAGGAAACTCCCAGAGGAGCAGAGGCCCCGCTCCAGGGTTGAGGACCGGAGCATCCCTCCGGGCAACAGCCCAGGGtggtggcagcaggaggggacaggAGCTCTCCCTAACCTCCCCAAGCTGCCCAATAAGCACAGTTTCCCCAACACCAGGCCCCAGCTGGGTGCTCTCCTTTCAGCAGAAATGCCACCGGGTCAATGGAAAACAGCTGCCATCGTTAGCATGCATGACCTGGATTTGGAGGAATTAATTAGGGCACAATCAATTAAAGCCTCTCCCTTCCCTAGTCCATCACCGCTTGTGCCCCACGTGCCCTTGCAGGGATATATGGTGCCCCTGGGGTGCCAGCAACTGGGAGAAGCAGGGACATGTCTGGATGAAACCTCCCCAATCCCATGGGGCCATCGCGGTGCTTCGGGTGCTGCCGTAGCCTGCAGGGCACGTGGTGGCTTGGCATGGCGTGGCACGGCATGGCATGGCAttgcatggcatggcatggcatggtgTGGCATGGCATGGTGTGGCATGCATCAGCTCCTTTTCAGGAGCTGGCAGCATGGGCAGCGCCTGGCACGGCACATTTCCTGCCCCGGCACGGCAGTGCCGCTCGCCTCGACCGGTGACCGCAGGCGGTGGCGAGGGTGGCGGtgcagccagggcagagccGATGCAAGCcggcaaggaggaggagggaagcagccGCTGGCAAGGGGAGGCTATTTTTGGCAGCGGCTTGTGTTACGTGAGAGCGGCCACAGGTCTCCTTGTGGCAGCGAGGGTGGGATCCGGCGCTCGTGGGAGCTTGGGCTGTTGGGTTTAGTGGCTGTCACCCATTTTCCCATTGCAACCCAGTGTGCTGGCTCCCAAAAGAGCTCACCGgcaccagggagctgctgctggggctgggattCCTCCCGGTGAATGCCGCCAGCTCTGACCACCCAGAAACCTCCCGCACCCCTTGGCTCGTCCCCCCCCGGCTCTCCTTCGGGTGCCAGCTCTGGGTGCCCCTGGCTCTCGCTTGGCCACGCTGCCTTCGAGTCACCAGCAGCTTTTTGGGCACCCAAGAGAGAGCTGGGGTCCCCCGGACCCCTGTACATTCACCATCTCCTGGGCTCACACCCTCTGCAGAGATGGGGGGCTGATGGGGGGACCccaggatgggatgggggggctTCGCCCCCCcccggtttctctcccctttgctctTGCTCTCATGCTCAGCGGGACctggggaggcagctgccaggtTAAGACTTCAAACGAGCATAGATGTGACGCAGAAAACcacagagggaggaaaaacagcCTGTTCCTGCCCGTCCCCCCTTGCCTGCCTTCCCCGGGCTGGGTAGCAGAGGCGGCGGTGCCCCCGGCAGCCTCCCGCTCAGCCGCCAGCGCCGGGGCGGAGGAGGCGGCTGGCCGTGCCCATGGCAGCCCAGTTGCCCACCCTGCGCCTGCTGGTCTTGCTGGGGATGTGGGGTGAGTACGGTGGGGGCTCAGTGCCGCCAAGGGGTAGGGGGTGTGGGGGCCGTGGTCGCTTTACCCGAGCGTACCCGCTGTGCCGGCAGCTCCGGTGGCAGGGATGCGGAAGGGGACCCAGCCTTGCCGCAGCCCGGGACCCCTGAAATCCCACGGCAAAACCCCCCGGGTTTCCCGCTGCCAGGCAGCCGGGCAtgttttgggggggctcagccctgtGCCCTCGGCTGGGGGTCACCGATGCTCCTGTCTCGGCTCACTCGTGGCACCGGGCCGGGGGTCCCACGTGCCCGTCCTGGGCAAATCCCGAGCACGGGGGCtcgggccggggagggggagaggggctggtgACCAGCAGCGGGACCGCCGAGCCCACACCAAAACGCGGGCGGCGAGGAGAGTACGGGCACGCCTCGGCCAGAGCCACGCGTGTCCGGTCCCTCCCGgctctgggggtccccaggATGGTCATCACACCCCAGGAGTGAGCCTAcgggtgctggggggcaggCAGCCGCCCCCCATCCTCcttctctgccagctcctgccacccCCAGCTGCCCCTTGGTCCACATGGCGTAGGCACCGTGCCGCTCCGGCTCATTGCGGTGATGGTGGGACCATCCGTCGCTGCTTGGCCGTACTCTTCCTACCAGTAGTGACGCTAGCTAGTTAGCGGTAATTAGCAGGTGCccttgtctgtcttttttcagCCATAATTGTGTACCAGCAGATGGATGGGCAGCCTAGCAGGCAGCGCTATGGCCAGTTGCGTGAAGTcgtttgtatttatttattttaattaaaggtgtgaggaggaggagcgaGAGCAAATTCACCGAGAAAGCCAGAAAATGGTCTTCTATTGCTAAGGAAAAAGCCAGCATGacccagcctcctcctcctccggcccCAAGCACCGCGGAGGGGCATGCGGCCAGCCTGGGGCTTTGTCTCCATTGCTGAGCTTTGGGGACAGAGGTGTCCCCCAAACATTACAGCCGGGTCGGCGCAGAGTATGGCATGGCCAGGGAGCTCCTGGCCGCCATCGCCGGCTCCTTTCCACCGGCAGCATCTTTACCCTGGTGAAAGGCTGACCTGAGCCCCCAGAATCGcctttctcccccaaaataaCCACCAAGAGGCCAAAAGCCAGGAGCCTCTGCCCTCGGCTGGGggctcccacctcccccggggCGAGGAGCAGGACTGACGCCCTGTCCCCCTCTCTCTTGCAGCCATCCCCGGCCACGGAGGAGCCACCCTGAGCGCTGGAGGTGAGAGCGCACGGGGACAAAGCCTCGGGGACCGCGCCGCGGCTTCGTTAGCAGCTCCTCGGCCGGGGCTTCGTTAGCATGGCGGCTGCCAGAGCTGCCTCGGCCGGGAAGCTGGCTCCGCTGCATCGCGGGCTCCACGCAGCCTAGCGTCCCAGCTCAACCCCACGGCACCCGCACATACCCCCGCGAGcccccctgcctgcccgtgCGCCCCCCAACGCTCCGTTTCCTTCCTGCCCCACTTTGCGAGAAGCCCCGGCTGCCGCCGCGGGGCACGCCGGTGCCGAGCGGCCAGCCTGACTGCAGCGACGAGCCGACAAGGGCTTTTCCAGCCCCGGGTGGAAAACATGCCACGAAGGGAAGGAAAGCCCCTAACGCCCGTGCTTTCCCCGCAGAGCCCAGCCTGCAGCTCATCGGCGGCGGCTGCCGCTGTGCCGGGATGCTGGAGGTGAAGTGGGATGGCAGGTGGAGCCGCGTGTGCCGGGACGGCGTGAGCGAGCCCCGCGTGGACGGCATTTGCCAGCGGCTGGGTTGCGGCCCCTCCATCACCAAACCCCTCCAGCTCGTCTTCACCAGCAGGAAGGAACCACCAAACACAGGGCTGCTGAAGTGCACGcggccggcggccgccccggcgACGTGCCGCTGGGTGCCGGGAAATTGCACGGAATATGTCATCGTCATCTGCAGCGGTGAGCCTGGACCCCCACCCTGGCCACCATCGTCCCAGGGGACCAGCTGCCCTGACCTCACCTTTCTCTTCTTGTTTCAGAGCCGGTGAAAACCACCCCCAAGACCCCAACGTTACCGCCGGCCACCACCCCGGAGCCCACCGGTAagagccccatccctgcccagccccgggcATGGCAGAGGGGAGTGGAACGGCAACGGCCAAACCGGGGGGCACGCACGGCAAAGCAAACCGCCCCCCGCCTTGCGAGATCGCCTGATCTCATTAACAGTGTTTGCAGCAAGGACGGGGCAGTTAAGCTTCAGATGTGGCGGGCTCGAGGACTTTCTGCTCAAGAACGGAGAGAAATGTCGTCTCGGTCTGTAAcgagatgcttttttttcccccatcccttGCCAGGACCCGCCAGGCTGCGGCTGGTGGACGGGGACTTTGGCTGCTCGGGCTTTGTGGAGCTGCACaggcaggggctgtggggggcCGTGGCGGAGAGCCCGGGCATCTGGCTGGAGCTGGCCACCCGCATCTGCCAGGATCTCCACTGCGGCACCTCCATCGACAGCCGTAGCTACGCCAAGCCGGAGCGAGGAAGCCACTTGCCGGTCCGgtgggaggtggtggagtcCTGCAAGACCCCTTCACTCTTCGACTGCTTCAACAGGACCAGTGCCCGGCGGGGGGAAGAGCCTGCCTTCATCATCTGCTCCGGTAAGAGCTCGCCCCAGCGTGGTCCCCGCTCCTTCCCCGGACCCCTTGCTTGCCCTGGCCAACCGGCTGAGCGGTCCGTGGCTTGCTCTGGGGCCGCGGGCTGCTTTCCCCCTTGCAGAGGTGTGAGAACCCCGGCGATATCGCTGGGCTGGATGCCTGGCCGCAGGCTGAAGCCCCGGGCCACACAACAGCCCCATCCCcatctgccccccacccccccacccccccactccTGCTCTTGCTCTCCTGCACGCGAAGGCAAAACAGGAAACCTCCCCGCTGCGCCCGGTTCCTGGCAgcggcacccccagccccgggcttCGAACGCAGCGGCGTTGCAAGTAGGAAAACCCGGGGAGCGAGAGCAGCGGATAGCAAGCGCCGTGttagcaccccaaaacccaacacgGGCGTGCGGGGCATGGCGGCAGAGCCCGGCACCCTGCTCGTCCGTACTTCTCCGGTGCTTGCCACGAGCATCTCCCTGCTGTGAACACCTCCCCTGCCACGAGCATCTCCCCGCGGAGCGGCTTGGTGCCGGTGCCGCAGCACGGAGAGCCAAGCCACGGGGCGAGGAGCGGGCTCGCTTCGGGCCCTGCCATCTGCCCGAGCTTAAAAGCCCGCctgtgggatttgggggtttaaCGGGCTGCACCGCGGCAGCTGGCAGAGCGGGCTTCCACCGCTGCGTTTCCCGGAGGGACAGCTCAAAGCTCCTCAACGCGTGGCCCCGGTACGGCTCGCACGTATCCCCCCCGGtcccagcggcacaaggggaAGCCGAGATGCCGTGAGCATCCCTGTGCCAAGAGCCGGTCCCGGCGGAAGGAGGACCGCGCGCCGGCAGGATGCCGAGCCCCACGGAGGCGGCCGTGATGTCTCCCCGTGGGTCCGACcccctctctgcctctctcccccaggctcccagccccaggccctgCGGAGGCTGGCGGCCGGCCCCACGCCGTGCGAAGGGGACGTCGAGGTCTTTCACGAGGGGCAGTGGCACGTGCTGTGCGACAATTCTGCGCAACGAGCCGAGTGGGGCAGGCAGCTGTGTCGGGAGCTGCGGTGCGGGAACCTCTCCTCCAGTACCAAAATCCAGGAACCCCCTTCGACGGGTGTCACCTGTAAGGGTCGCAACCTGCACCTCTGCCGCACCAGCCTCGGGGCTCTCCAGACCTGCTCCAGGACCAGAGTCGTGTGTAAGCCACCGAACGGGGCTCGATCCCCAGGAGCACCGTGGGGATAcgggcagtgctgcctgcagcacccgGTGCTGGGCATCCCTGGCTGAAAACCTTGctcctgctgggagctgggattTCCACGTGTGAATGCCTTGGGAACGGGCAGAGGATGTGAGCTcggggcaggggatggggaaaaaCTTGCCGGGGCTCCCTGCAGTCCTCCCGGCAGGGCGGTGGGTGCTCAACCTCCCGGCATCAGCCTTCGCCTGGGCACGAGGGTCTCGTCCGGTGACACCCGTCCTCTCCCCAGGCCAGGACTCGAAGCCGCAGCCCACCGGCACGGCAGCAGGCACCATCGTGAGCATCTGCCTGGCCCTGCTTCTCTTCggcatcctcctcctcatctgCGGCCCTCCTGCCTACAGGAGGCTGATGAAGAGAAGTAGGTGACGAGCGCTGgagcttctcctcctcctcctcctcctgctccgcAATCACCACGCGGCAGCTCCGTGCATCCATCCCTGCCGctttcccccccatccccttttgggaggggggggtttTGGGAGATGCACGTGCCGCTCAGCCTGACAgatcccccctgccccacgcgGTGTGGGCACAGAGAGGGGGGGTGGCCGGGGGAACAGGGTGCGTTTTGCAGGGATTAGGCGGCGAGCGGACACAAAAGAGCAGGCGGAGGGtctcggggggggggattaCTGGGCAGGGGAGATTATTTGGGATGGCATatggggctggcgggggggagGCAGCCGGAGGAAGCGAAGCTTGGGGCAGGGGCATTAGCCAGGTCCTGGGAGAGATCCCCCTCTCACCGCTCGCCTCTGCCTTCCAGTCTCCAAAAAGAAGCAGCGCCAGTGGATCGGCCC includes these proteins:
- the CD5 gene encoding T-cell surface glycoprotein CD5, translated to MAAQLPTLRLLVLLGMWAIPGHGGATLSAGEPSLQLIGGGCRCAGMLEVKWDGRWSRVCRDGVSEPRVDGICQRLGCGPSITKPLQLVFTSRKEPPNTGLLKCTRPAAAPATCRWVPGNCTEYVIVICSEPVKTTPKTPTLPPATTPEPTGPARLRLVDGDFGCSGFVELHRQGLWGAVAESPGIWLELATRICQDLHCGTSIDSRSYAKPERGSHLPVRWEVVESCKTPSLFDCFNRTSARRGEEPAFIICSGSQPQALRRLAAGPTPCEGDVEVFHEGQWHVLCDNSAQRAEWGRQLCRELRCGNLSSSTKIQEPPSTGVTCKGRNLHLCRTSLGALQTCSRTRVVCQDSKPQPTGTAAGTIVSICLALLLFGILLLICGPPAYRRLMKRISKKKQRQWIGPTGLNQTVSFHRNSTVTLRPRAEGQRVQGGDNDYAQPPQKSSYLSAYPALEGTCRASNPPDNSSDSDYDLHSARRV